The Providencia sp. PROV188 genome includes a region encoding these proteins:
- a CDS encoding DMT family transporter, producing the protein MKKEILLSLIAVCSGVLLTLMIMSNSYLSTFTSPLQASWLTHGIGSMVALLIWLMVKGRLGKTQRNHKIPRWSYLGGIPGAFTVLLAAITVNSPLSLSGSIVLMLTGQIVAGLLIDHIGFLGLAKRKVTLKDGITVLLLLIGSTFIILGK; encoded by the coding sequence ATGAAAAAAGAGATTTTACTTTCGCTGATCGCCGTGTGTTCCGGTGTTTTACTCACATTGATGATCATGAGTAATAGCTATTTATCTACTTTTACCTCGCCACTACAAGCCTCTTGGTTGACTCACGGAATAGGTAGCATGGTTGCTTTGCTGATCTGGTTGATGGTCAAAGGTCGATTGGGAAAAACACAAAGAAACCACAAAATTCCCCGCTGGAGCTATCTCGGTGGGATCCCTGGTGCCTTTACAGTGTTACTCGCCGCGATCACGGTCAACAGCCCTCTTTCACTTTCAGGTTCCATTGTATTGATGCTAACAGGGCAAATAGTGGCAGGGCTACTCATTGACCATATAGGATTTTTAGGGTTAGCCAAACGAAAAGTAACGCTAAAGGATGGAATTACGGTGTTGCTACTACTGATTGGCTCAACATTCATCATTCTGGGGAAATAA
- the brnQ gene encoding branched-chain amino acid transport system II carrier protein: protein MFSTKDMLILGMMVFALFLGAGNIIFPPMAGYQSGTDWFDTSLGFLITGVLLPFLTLVTVAVKGRGEKLSVDLPKWVAVIFWVALYLIVGSTFAMPRVTNTAFEMGFLPLGFVEKSTFSHLTFALIFNFTSMFFMLKQGTMISAIGKFMTPALLVLLVVVGIAVVIDPLSDMNPPVKQYAEFAFFGGVIDGYQTMDVLSAMAFGGIVARALASKQITEPRQVATITIKAGLISVSLLAALYICLFYLGATSEQVANTATNGGQIFSRYVDVLFGAVGTWIMCGIVLLASMTTLVGVTSACADYFATFHHRLGYRFWVVFFTMLTTVVSTFGLDTLLRVTIPALLMIYPSSVTIVFLQFARKFMAAPRVTYGITIGVVVLMSLFDTLNNMELLSTTVKANLITYLPLFEQGMGWLIPGIIAFIISMFIGKLTAKSEPVAEQNLA, encoded by the coding sequence ATGTTTTCGACTAAAGATATGTTAATTCTGGGGATGATGGTATTCGCCTTATTTCTAGGCGCGGGAAATATCATCTTTCCACCGATGGCAGGCTATCAATCAGGGACAGACTGGTTTGATACCTCATTAGGTTTTCTGATCACCGGTGTTCTATTACCCTTCTTAACCTTAGTAACAGTTGCAGTAAAAGGACGTGGTGAAAAGCTTTCTGTTGATTTGCCTAAATGGGTTGCGGTCATTTTCTGGGTTGCACTCTACCTAATTGTCGGCTCCACATTTGCGATGCCAAGGGTGACGAATACCGCATTTGAAATGGGCTTTTTACCATTAGGCTTCGTTGAAAAAAGCACATTTTCTCATCTCACTTTCGCGCTCATTTTTAACTTTACCTCGATGTTCTTCATGTTGAAGCAAGGCACCATGATTAGCGCGATTGGTAAGTTTATGACTCCAGCGTTACTTGTTTTATTAGTGGTAGTGGGGATTGCCGTGGTCATTGACCCGCTTTCTGATATGAATCCCCCTGTTAAACAGTATGCAGAATTTGCCTTCTTTGGCGGCGTAATTGATGGTTACCAAACCATGGATGTACTATCTGCGATGGCGTTTGGCGGGATTGTGGCGCGTGCATTAGCTTCAAAACAGATCACTGAACCACGCCAAGTCGCAACCATCACGATTAAAGCGGGTTTAATTTCAGTGAGCTTACTCGCGGCACTGTATATCTGCCTGTTCTATTTAGGCGCGACCAGTGAACAAGTGGCGAATACAGCCACCAACGGCGGACAGATCTTCTCTCGTTACGTCGATGTCCTGTTTGGTGCGGTAGGTACATGGATCATGTGCGGAATTGTATTACTGGCAAGCATGACCACCTTAGTGGGTGTGACCAGCGCCTGTGCAGATTACTTTGCCACTTTCCATCACCGTTTAGGTTATCGCTTCTGGGTGGTTTTCTTCACGATGCTAACCACTGTCGTGTCCACGTTTGGTCTCGATACTTTATTGCGCGTCACTATTCCGGCTCTGCTGATGATTTATCCTTCATCGGTCACTATCGTCTTCCTGCAATTTGCACGCAAATTTATGGCTGCTCCTAGGGTCACTTATGGGATCACCATTGGCGTAGTTGTACTGATGAGCCTATTCGATACGCTAAATAATATGGAATTATTAAGCACAACAGTAAAAGCAAACCTAATCACCTACTTACCGCTGTTTGAGCAAGGTATGGGTTGGTTAATTCCAGGGATTATCGCGTTTATTATCTCGATGTTTATCGGCAAATTGACCGCGAAAAGCGAGCCTGTTGCTGAGCAAAACTTAGCTTAA
- the thiD gene encoding bifunctional hydroxymethylpyrimidine kinase/phosphomethylpyrimidine kinase — protein MRVNALTIAGTDPSGGAGIQADLKTFSALGAYGTSVMTALVAQNTQGVQAIHNIPSDFVAAQLNSVLSDVRIDAAKIGMLSNRGNVQVVANALKKTPVPYVVLDTVMVAKSGDPLLLPDAVETLRRELLPMVSLITPNLPEAAVLLDEPMAQTEEQMREQGQRLLQLGCQSVLMKGGHLIDSQSPDWLITPEGEWRFTSVRIDTKNTHGTGCTLSAALAALRPRFEDWQQTVVEAKAYLQGALEQADSLEVGSGFGPVHHFHRWW, from the coding sequence ATGAGAGTGAATGCATTAACGATTGCGGGAACGGATCCATCTGGTGGAGCCGGTATTCAAGCAGATCTGAAAACATTTTCCGCACTCGGTGCGTATGGAACCAGTGTGATGACTGCGCTGGTGGCACAAAATACGCAAGGTGTTCAAGCCATCCATAATATCCCTTCAGACTTTGTTGCGGCCCAATTGAACTCTGTTTTAAGTGATGTCCGTATTGATGCAGCGAAAATCGGCATGTTATCTAATCGAGGCAATGTTCAAGTTGTCGCCAATGCGTTGAAAAAAACACCCGTGCCTTATGTGGTGCTCGATACGGTGATGGTAGCTAAAAGCGGAGATCCGCTATTATTGCCAGATGCGGTGGAGACGCTAAGACGCGAGCTTTTACCTATGGTTTCGCTGATCACGCCAAATTTGCCCGAAGCGGCAGTATTACTTGATGAGCCGATGGCACAAACGGAAGAACAAATGCGTGAGCAAGGGCAACGTTTACTGCAATTAGGTTGCCAGAGTGTCTTGATGAAAGGCGGGCACTTAATCGATTCTCAAAGCCCTGATTGGTTGATCACCCCAGAAGGTGAGTGGCGCTTCACATCGGTACGTATCGATACCAAAAATACCCATGGTACGGGATGCACATTATCTGCTGCATTAGCTGCACTGAGGCCGCGTTTTGAGGATTGGCAACAAACAGTTGTGGAAGCAAAAGCTTATTTGCAAGGGGCGCTAGAGCAAGCGGATAGCTTAGAAGTTGGTAGTGGTTTTGGGCCTGTACATCATTTTCATCGCTGGTGGTGA
- the trhP gene encoding prephenate-dependent tRNA uridine(34) hydroxylase TrhP, whose amino-acid sequence MFTPELLSPAGSLKNMRYAFAYGADAVYAGQPRYSLRVRNNEFNHENLAKGINEAHELGKKFYVVVNIAPHNAKLKTFIRDLTPVIEMGPDALIMSDPGLIMMVREAFPEMDIHLSVQANAVNWASVKFWKQMGLTRVILSRELSLEEIAEIRQQVPEIELEVFVHGALCMAYSGRCLLSGYINKRDPNQGTCTNACRWEYKVQEGKEDDVGNIVHVHEPIPVKNVAPTLGEGAPTDKVYMIEEAMRPGEYMTAFEDEHGTYIMNSKDLRAIEHVETLTQMGVHSLKIEGRTKSFYYCARTAQVYRRAIDDAVAGKPFDPTLLSTLEGLAHRGYTEGFLRRHTHDAYQTYEYGYSVSDTQQFVGEFTGNRVNGLAEVDVKNKFSVGDSLELMTPSGNIVFTLDALTNRKGESIEVAPGNGHVVYLPIPEDVDVNFGLLIRNLAGTTTRDPHQAQEEKA is encoded by the coding sequence ATGTTTACACCAGAATTATTATCCCCAGCAGGTTCCTTGAAGAACATGCGCTATGCTTTCGCTTACGGTGCCGATGCGGTTTACGCTGGCCAACCACGTTATAGCTTACGCGTGCGTAATAACGAATTTAACCATGAGAATCTCGCGAAAGGGATCAACGAAGCCCACGAGCTGGGTAAAAAATTCTATGTGGTCGTCAATATCGCGCCACATAACGCCAAGTTAAAAACCTTTATTCGTGATCTGACCCCCGTGATTGAAATGGGACCCGATGCACTGATTATGTCAGACCCTGGTCTGATTATGATGGTGCGTGAAGCCTTCCCGGAGATGGATATTCACTTGTCGGTTCAGGCTAACGCCGTCAACTGGGCTTCCGTAAAATTCTGGAAACAAATGGGATTAACTCGCGTGATTTTATCCCGCGAATTATCGTTGGAAGAAATCGCTGAAATCCGCCAGCAAGTGCCTGAAATTGAGCTGGAAGTCTTTGTACACGGTGCGCTGTGTATGGCATATTCTGGTCGCTGCCTGCTGTCTGGTTATATTAATAAGCGTGACCCTAACCAAGGCACCTGTACTAACGCGTGTCGCTGGGAATATAAAGTTCAAGAAGGCAAAGAAGACGATGTGGGTAACATCGTGCATGTTCATGAGCCAATCCCCGTTAAAAACGTAGCGCCAACACTCGGTGAAGGTGCTCCAACCGATAAAGTCTACATGATTGAAGAAGCGATGCGTCCGGGCGAATACATGACCGCCTTTGAAGACGAACATGGCACTTACATCATGAACTCAAAAGATTTACGCGCCATCGAACACGTTGAAACACTGACCCAAATGGGCGTTCATTCACTGAAAATCGAAGGTCGTACTAAATCATTCTATTATTGTGCTCGTACAGCCCAAGTATATCGCCGCGCCATTGATGATGCGGTAGCGGGTAAGCCATTTGACCCAACCCTGCTTTCTACCCTTGAAGGATTAGCACACCGTGGTTATACCGAAGGTTTCTTACGTCGTCACACCCATGATGCCTACCAAACCTATGAATATGGCTATTCCGTTTCGGATACCCAGCAATTTGTCGGTGAATTCACAGGCAACCGAGTGAATGGCTTAGCGGAAGTCGATGTGAAAAACAAATTTAGCGTCGGTGACAGCTTAGAGTTAATGACACCGTCAGGTAATATCGTCTTTACTCTGGATGCATTAACTAACCGCAAAGGTGAATCTATTGAAGTTGCTCCAGGTAATGGACATGTAGTTTATCTGCCAATTCCTGAAGATGTGGATGTGAATTTTGGTTTGTTGATCCGCAATCTTGCAGGAACGACTACTCGGGATCCGCACCAAGCCCAAGAAGAAAAAGCGTAA
- a CDS encoding DMT family transporter: MLLFFIMIALSNGICIILSRSINGGLSQVTNAFYASLINHVVGFLLLSMIIWFAQDSFNITFENIPLIAFTGGVIGACFVIINSYVLPLLGATLTTIFAISGQVLSSVIIDAVQHGLPEHWVLQLLGVIFILGAISVRYTPKHNSAPCRNKTGD; encoded by the coding sequence ATGTTACTGTTTTTTATTATGATCGCACTGTCTAATGGAATTTGTATTATTCTGAGCCGAAGCATTAATGGAGGGCTATCTCAAGTCACCAATGCTTTTTATGCCTCTTTAATTAATCATGTTGTGGGATTTTTATTATTAAGCATGATTATTTGGTTCGCCCAAGACTCATTTAACATTACCTTTGAAAACATTCCTCTCATTGCGTTTACAGGAGGCGTCATTGGTGCTTGCTTTGTCATCATAAACAGCTATGTTTTGCCATTACTTGGCGCCACACTAACCACTATTTTCGCTATTAGTGGTCAAGTACTTTCCAGCGTCATTATCGATGCTGTTCAACATGGCTTACCAGAACATTGGGTATTGCAGCTACTTGGTGTGATTTTTATCCTCGGCGCTATTAGTGTTCGTTACACGCCCAAACATAACTCAGCGCCTTGTCGCAATAAAACAGGTGATTGA
- a CDS encoding helix-turn-helix domain-containing protein — translation MAQDNHVALVNALSKWIEEHLGRVIHLEELAAYSGYSLWHMQKIFKEVTGISLGKYIRQRRLAGAVNLLRNSSQSIFDIALDFGFGSQSHFTYMFRKEYGITPFDFRQNDQIHLDVKEPLHLIPDDE, via the coding sequence ATGGCACAAGATAACCACGTAGCACTTGTTAATGCTCTAAGTAAATGGATCGAAGAGCATTTAGGTCGAGTCATCCATTTGGAAGAACTCGCTGCTTATTCTGGGTATTCCCTTTGGCATATGCAAAAAATCTTTAAGGAGGTCACAGGAATCTCCTTAGGAAAATATATCCGTCAGCGCCGACTGGCTGGCGCCGTAAATTTATTAAGAAACAGCAGCCAAAGTATTTTTGATATTGCGTTAGATTTTGGCTTCGGCTCGCAATCTCACTTTACCTATATGTTCCGCAAAGAATATGGCATTACGCCGTTTGATTTTCGTCAAAATGACCAAATTCATTTGGATGTAAAAGAGCCATTACACCTAATCCCGGATGATGAGTGA
- the pagP gene encoding lipid IV(A) palmitoyltransferase PagP, which translates to MRVNKNIQLVVGASAILSASICMSSPAFAEEQSVGLWDKFTNNVSTTWDSDKYELYIPFFTWHNRLMYDKEKTDTYNEEPWGFGIGKYRYDEDNDWHALYAMAFMDSHNKVEPIVGYGFQKMWIPGDLDGFRMGAGFTLGITAREEYSYIPLPAPLPLVSIEYDKLSVQATYIPGTYNNGNVLFAWLRWQW; encoded by the coding sequence ATGAGAGTTAATAAAAACATACAGTTGGTTGTAGGCGCATCGGCAATTCTGAGCGCTTCAATCTGCATGTCATCGCCTGCATTTGCTGAAGAGCAGTCAGTCGGTTTATGGGATAAATTCACTAATAATGTCAGCACCACTTGGGATTCTGACAAATATGAGCTGTATATCCCGTTCTTCACTTGGCATAACCGTCTTATGTACGATAAAGAAAAAACAGATACCTATAATGAAGAGCCATGGGGCTTTGGTATCGGTAAATATCGTTATGATGAAGATAATGACTGGCATGCACTCTACGCAATGGCATTTATGGATTCCCATAATAAAGTCGAGCCAATCGTGGGTTATGGTTTCCAAAAAATGTGGATCCCGGGCGATCTTGATGGCTTCCGTATGGGGGCGGGATTCACATTAGGTATTACCGCGCGTGAGGAATATAGCTATATTCCACTCCCTGCGCCTCTGCCTTTAGTTTCTATTGAATATGATAAGCTTTCTGTTCAAGCGACCTATATTCCAGGAACATACAATAACGGTAACGTCCTGTTTGCTTGGTTACGTTGGCAGTGGTAA
- the yidA gene encoding sugar-phosphatase has protein sequence MSIKLVAIDLDGTLLNSQHQISPAVKEAITRAHKQGVRIVLASGRPYSGILPYLQELGLDTASNYCISNNGSVIHQANDGSHLYENLLDFEDYQYFAELANNVGVHMHALADNTMFTANRHISRYTIHDAYFTNTPLVYCPVNEMDSSLSFTKIMIIDHPEKLDVGISYIPENTFENYSLIKTSPYFLEVSNKDASKGSALKVLCEKLSLTPDKVMSIGDQNNDVAMLQYSSVSVAMGNAAPHIREIVKFVTDTNDCDGVAVAINKFII, from the coding sequence ATGTCAATCAAACTGGTCGCCATTGATTTAGATGGCACGTTACTCAATTCGCAGCACCAAATTTCTCCCGCAGTGAAAGAAGCCATTACCCGCGCGCACAAACAAGGTGTGCGAATTGTCCTTGCCTCAGGTCGCCCCTATTCTGGCATTTTGCCCTACCTTCAAGAACTTGGATTAGACACCGCCAGTAACTACTGCATCAGTAACAATGGCAGCGTTATCCATCAAGCCAATGATGGCAGCCACCTGTATGAAAACTTGTTAGATTTTGAAGATTATCAATATTTTGCTGAACTAGCTAACAACGTGGGGGTTCATATGCACGCCCTTGCAGACAACACCATGTTCACTGCGAATCGTCATATTAGCCGCTATACCATTCATGATGCCTATTTCACCAATACCCCTCTGGTGTATTGCCCGGTTAACGAAATGGATAGCTCGCTCAGTTTTACCAAAATCATGATTATTGACCATCCCGAGAAACTGGATGTAGGTATCAGCTATATTCCTGAAAATACCTTTGAAAACTACTCGCTGATCAAAACTAGTCCTTATTTCCTCGAAGTTTCGAATAAGGATGCAAGCAAAGGCTCTGCACTAAAAGTGTTATGTGAGAAATTATCTCTCACGCCGGATAAAGTCATGAGCATCGGTGACCAAAATAATGATGTTGCCATGCTACAGTATTCGAGTGTTTCGGTTGCAATGGGAAATGCTGCGCCACATATTCGTGAAATAGTGAAATTTGTCACCGATACCAACGATTGTGATGGCGTTGCTGTCGCAATAAACAAATTTATTATCTAG
- the yddG gene encoding aromatic amino acid DMT transporter YddG, whose product MKLGRYAATFYGVVSILLWSTMVGLVRSTSENFGPIGGAALIYSIGSLVLVVVMGLPKIHLFPRRYLFWGAFLFVSYEICFILALGLANTRQQAIELGMVNYLWPSFTIALAVLFNRQRFSLLLIIGLILAFAGLLWVISGDQPLSLNAILSNIQSNPLSYGLAFVGALLWAFYSNITKRMSNGCNGMVLFFIMTSVGLWILFIFSTPAPFNINVNSISLLFVTAIATGGANALWTVAIIKGNVAFLGTLSYFTPVISTAFSSMLLSTALTLGFWQGVLMVTIGSITCFIATRR is encoded by the coding sequence ATGAAACTCGGACGATACGCAGCAACATTTTACGGGGTCGTGTCCATATTATTGTGGAGCACGATGGTAGGGCTTGTTCGCAGTACGAGCGAAAACTTTGGCCCTATTGGTGGTGCGGCACTTATCTATTCGATAGGGAGCCTAGTTTTGGTTGTTGTAATGGGATTGCCGAAAATTCATCTTTTCCCTAGACGTTATTTGTTCTGGGGGGCATTTTTATTTGTTAGCTATGAAATTTGCTTTATTTTAGCTCTAGGGCTTGCCAATACTCGTCAGCAAGCCATTGAGCTGGGTATGGTGAATTATTTATGGCCGAGCTTCACAATTGCGTTAGCGGTTTTATTTAATCGGCAGCGTTTTAGCCTATTACTGATTATTGGGCTTATTTTAGCGTTTGCAGGCTTATTGTGGGTTATCTCAGGGGATCAACCTTTGTCCCTGAATGCGATTCTTTCAAATATTCAAAGTAACCCACTGAGCTACGGCTTAGCCTTTGTTGGTGCATTATTGTGGGCTTTCTATAGCAATATTACGAAACGAATGTCGAATGGCTGCAATGGTATGGTGCTGTTTTTTATCATGACATCGGTCGGATTGTGGATCTTATTTATCTTTTCGACGCCAGCGCCATTTAATATCAATGTGAATAGCATCAGTTTGTTATTTGTCACTGCTATTGCAACTGGCGGGGCGAATGCACTTTGGACAGTGGCAATCATTAAAGGCAATGTGGCTTTTCTCGGGACATTGTCCTATTTCACTCCTGTTATCTCTACAGCGTTTTCTTCAATGTTATTGAGCACCGCATTAACACTGGGGTTCTGGCAAGGTGTCTTGATGGTAACCATAGGGTCAATCACCTGTTTTATTGCGACAAGGCGCTGA
- the mgrB gene encoding PhoP/PhoQ regulator MgrB yields MRNMLLIISIVIICAFLYLLAMNNLCDQGGDDFQLGVCRVTGLLPF; encoded by the coding sequence ATGCGAAATATGCTATTAATCATCAGCATTGTAATTATTTGTGCTTTTTTATACCTCTTGGCGATGAATAATCTCTGCGATCAGGGCGGGGATGATTTTCAACTCGGTGTTTGCCGCGTGACGGGTTTGTTACCATTTTGA
- a CDS encoding amino acid permease, whose protein sequence is MAQQTLKRGLKNRHIQLIALGGAVGTGLFLGIATTIQMAGPSVLLGYALCGFIAFLIMRQLGEMIVQEPVAGSFSHFAFKYWGGFAGFLSGWNYWVMFILVGMTELTAAGKYMQHWWPELPIWVSALVFFIAVNAINLINVRSYGETEFWFALIKVVAVIAMILFGCYLLFSGHGGPQAKVSNLWEYGGFFAKGYNGLLVALAIIMFSFGGLELVGITAAEAEDPDKSIPKAINQVVYRILIFYIGSLAVLLALYPWVQLDGKTSPFVLIFHELGDLLVANALNVVILIAALSVYNSGAYCTSRMLYGLAQQGNAPRFMAKVNKGGVPVMALIVSGIATSGGILINFVMEGKAFELLMSLVVTTLVLNWIMICVSNLKFRAAMNKQGIETKFKSIWYPFGNYLCLAFLSLILIIILTMDGLRVSVLIMPLWIAVLWVGYQFSGAKKQGVESKAL, encoded by the coding sequence ATGGCGCAACAGACGCTAAAGCGCGGATTGAAAAACAGGCATATTCAGTTAATTGCCTTGGGGGGCGCTGTCGGTACAGGGCTATTTTTAGGGATAGCAACCACCATCCAAATGGCAGGTCCGTCGGTACTACTTGGGTATGCATTGTGTGGATTTATCGCTTTTCTGATCATGCGTCAGTTAGGTGAAATGATTGTTCAAGAGCCTGTTGCAGGGTCATTTAGCCATTTCGCATTCAAATATTGGGGCGGTTTTGCCGGGTTCCTCTCGGGTTGGAACTACTGGGTGATGTTTATCCTCGTGGGGATGACTGAACTGACCGCTGCGGGTAAATATATGCAACACTGGTGGCCTGAGTTACCTATTTGGGTTTCGGCACTGGTGTTTTTTATTGCGGTTAATGCAATTAACCTGATTAATGTTCGCTCTTATGGAGAAACCGAATTCTGGTTTGCGCTAATTAAAGTTGTTGCGGTTATCGCGATGATTTTATTTGGCTGTTACTTACTGTTTAGTGGCCATGGCGGCCCTCAAGCCAAAGTGAGTAACTTATGGGAATACGGCGGCTTTTTTGCCAAAGGCTATAATGGGCTATTAGTCGCGCTGGCGATTATTATGTTCTCATTTGGTGGATTGGAATTAGTGGGGATCACCGCGGCAGAAGCGGAAGATCCAGATAAAAGCATTCCAAAAGCCATCAATCAAGTGGTTTACCGTATCTTAATTTTCTATATCGGCTCACTGGCGGTATTACTGGCGCTGTATCCGTGGGTGCAACTGGATGGCAAAACTAGCCCCTTCGTACTGATTTTCCATGAGCTGGGTGATTTACTCGTTGCCAATGCATTGAACGTGGTGATTTTGATTGCGGCTCTGTCGGTTTATAACAGTGGTGCTTACTGTACTAGCCGCATGCTGTATGGTTTAGCACAACAAGGTAACGCACCGCGCTTTATGGCAAAAGTGAATAAAGGCGGCGTGCCTGTAATGGCGCTGATTGTTTCAGGTATCGCGACTTCTGGCGGGATCTTGATTAACTTCGTGATGGAAGGCAAGGCATTTGAATTACTGATGTCCTTAGTGGTAACGACGCTGGTGCTAAACTGGATTATGATTTGTGTTTCTAACTTGAAATTTAGAGCCGCGATGAATAAACAGGGTATTGAAACGAAGTTTAAGAGTATTTGGTATCCGTTTGGTAACTATCTGTGTTTAGCATTCTTGTCGCTAATCTTGATTATTATTCTGACAATGGATGGGTTACGCGTTTCTGTACTGATTATGCCTCTTTGGATCGCGGTTCTGTGGGTTGGTTATCAATTCTCAGGTGCTAAAAAACAAGGTGTAGAGAGCAAAGCGTTATAG
- a CDS encoding LysR family transcriptional regulator, with amino-acid sequence MNVDYTLLPIFIAIVEQGSLTKAAESLHMTKSAVSKKLIALEAQTGIRLITRSTRHLQLTEAGELYYSYLKKAHQAINEGNEMLSRYSGSVDGTLKISAPMIFGHLHLTPLLPEFLKRWPQLHAEIVFDDKLVDLVGDGFDMAVRIGELQDSSLISRTLSPCHSVLCASPKWLEEHGNPNNLDELAEHNCLLYSYFQAGQTWLFTYQGKKVRFTPTGNFRANSSLALHQAALQGLGICQLPQFIVAPDILAGRLVTVLPEYHLPLHHIYAVYPNRKFLPKKVATFLDFLQETLGSSGDYQKNYELKLL; translated from the coding sequence ATGAATGTTGATTACACGCTACTCCCTATTTTTATCGCTATTGTCGAGCAGGGCAGCCTGACAAAAGCAGCAGAATCACTGCATATGACAAAATCGGCGGTGAGCAAAAAGTTGATAGCGTTAGAAGCGCAAACGGGGATCCGTTTAATTACACGCTCAACTCGCCACCTGCAACTGACAGAAGCGGGTGAGCTTTACTATTCCTACCTGAAAAAAGCCCATCAAGCGATTAACGAGGGCAATGAAATGCTCTCTCGTTACAGTGGTTCGGTCGATGGAACATTAAAAATCAGCGCTCCAATGATATTTGGTCATTTGCACTTAACCCCACTGCTTCCCGAGTTTTTGAAACGCTGGCCACAATTACATGCAGAGATCGTGTTTGACGATAAGCTGGTGGATTTAGTGGGTGATGGCTTTGATATGGCAGTGCGGATAGGCGAATTACAGGATTCTTCGTTAATTTCTCGAACGTTATCACCTTGCCATAGTGTTTTGTGTGCTTCCCCGAAATGGCTTGAGGAACATGGAAACCCGAATAATCTTGATGAACTCGCTGAGCATAACTGCCTTTTATACAGCTATTTCCAAGCAGGGCAAACATGGTTGTTTACCTATCAGGGAAAGAAAGTTCGATTTACCCCGACGGGGAATTTTCGGGCAAATAGCAGCCTCGCATTGCACCAAGCCGCTTTACAGGGGCTTGGTATTTGCCAGCTACCTCAATTTATTGTCGCACCGGATATTCTCGCTGGGCGATTGGTCACGGTGTTACCGGAGTATCACTTGCCGCTGCATCATATTTATGCGGTCTATCCAAACCGGAAGTTTTTACCTAAAAAGGTGGCGACTTTTCTCGATTTCTTACAGGAAACGCTCGGAAGTTCAGGGGATTATCAGAAAAATTATGAATTGAAATTATTGTGA